A region of Alteromonadaceae bacterium 2753L.S.0a.02 DNA encodes the following proteins:
- a CDS encoding protein phosphatase/serine/threonine-protein phosphatase Stp1: protein MPYIDYQQLAALDARIRNEVVVPQVVWQSAGHSHVGRVRQLNEDAFFNSTDLGLWAVADGMGGHSRGDYASKVVVESLVHFAVQQSLPETIVHLEARLREAHGICRSTFRGERVGSTVAALLSYSPYVFCVWAGDSRIYRLRENRLKLMTRDNTVAQEKYARGELTASQAATHPTANILTRAVGVHQTLHLDLDFDRVAPEDRYLICSDGLYNHLSFADIERYLSGPTAQALDTLVDRALQAGGRDNITAIITEALPVAVDS, encoded by the coding sequence ATGCCGTATATCGATTATCAACAGCTTGCAGCGTTAGACGCCAGAATACGCAACGAGGTTGTGGTGCCCCAGGTGGTCTGGCAAAGCGCCGGTCACAGCCATGTAGGGCGGGTGCGACAGCTCAATGAAGATGCCTTTTTCAATTCCACAGACTTGGGCCTTTGGGCTGTCGCAGATGGTATGGGGGGGCACAGCCGTGGCGATTATGCCAGCAAGGTTGTTGTTGAATCGTTAGTGCACTTTGCGGTACAGCAAAGCCTGCCGGAAACTATTGTGCACCTCGAAGCCAGATTACGAGAGGCACACGGTATTTGCCGCTCTACTTTTCGTGGGGAGCGTGTTGGCTCAACGGTTGCCGCCTTATTGAGTTACAGTCCATACGTATTCTGTGTGTGGGCGGGTGATAGCCGTATCTACCGGCTGCGGGAAAATCGTTTAAAACTTATGACCAGGGATAACACCGTGGCCCAGGAAAAATATGCTCGAGGAGAGTTGACCGCCAGCCAGGCTGCAACACACCCGACTGCAAACATCCTGACGCGTGCCGTCGGTGTGCATCAAACGCTGCACTTGGATTTAGATTTTGACAGGGTCGCACCGGAGGATCGCTACCTCATATGCAGCGACGGCTTATACAATCATTTAAGTTTTGCGGATATTGAGCGATATTTGTCCGGCCCTACGGCACAGGCACTGGATACCCTGGTTGATCGAGCCCTGCAAGCGGGTGGTCGAGATAATATTACCGCGATTATTACAGAAGCTTTGCCTGTCGCCGTTGACAGCTGA
- a CDS encoding glutamine synthetase yields MKSKLEYIWLDGYHPTQSLRSKTMVRSNFGGTLEECPMWSFDGSSTEQAEGNASDCLLKPVMVIPDPDRTNSYLVMTEVLNADGSAHVTNGRATIDESDDDDDFWFGFEQEYFLWDMTTNRPPGFPAGGFPDPQGPYYCSVGAKNAFGREIIEEHLDLCLEAGLNVEGINAEVAAGQWEFQIFAKGAKRAGDEIWLGRYLLERTAEKYGYAIEWHPKPLGDTDWNGSGMHANFSNGAMRESGKEETFTKICDEFGKNIERHISVYGADNHQRLTGKHETQAIDEFSYGVSDRGASIRIPVGTVEDGWKGRLEDRRPASNADPYKVAAAIVKTTKEAGF; encoded by the coding sequence ATGAAAAGTAAGTTGGAATACATTTGGCTCGACGGTTACCACCCAACCCAGAGCCTTCGTAGCAAAACTATGGTTCGCAGCAATTTCGGCGGAACTCTGGAAGAGTGCCCGATGTGGTCATTCGACGGCAGCTCTACTGAGCAAGCTGAAGGTAATGCCTCCGATTGTCTCTTGAAGCCAGTGATGGTGATCCCCGATCCCGATCGTACAAATTCTTACTTGGTTATGACCGAAGTACTTAACGCCGATGGCTCTGCTCACGTTACCAATGGCCGCGCCACCATCGATGAATCTGACGACGATGACGATTTCTGGTTTGGTTTCGAGCAGGAATACTTCCTGTGGGATATGACCACTAACCGCCCACCCGGCTTCCCCGCCGGCGGTTTCCCCGATCCACAAGGTCCTTACTACTGTTCTGTCGGCGCCAAAAATGCGTTCGGTCGCGAAATTATCGAAGAGCACCTCGACCTTTGTCTGGAAGCTGGCTTAAACGTTGAAGGTATTAACGCTGAAGTCGCTGCCGGCCAGTGGGAATTCCAGATTTTCGCGAAAGGCGCCAAGCGCGCTGGCGATGAAATCTGGCTGGGTCGCTACCTTCTGGAGCGTACTGCAGAAAAATATGGTTACGCGATTGAGTGGCATCCTAAGCCTCTCGGCGATACTGACTGGAACGGTTCGGGTATGCACGCAAACTTCTCAAACGGTGCGATGCGTGAGTCTGGTAAAGAAGAAACCTTCACCAAGATTTGCGATGAATTCGGTAAAAACATCGAGCGTCATATCAGTGTTTACGGTGCTGATAACCATCAGCGTCTTACTGGTAAGCATGAGACTCAAGCTATCGACGAATTCAGCTACGGTGTTTCTGACCGCGGTGCGTCTATTCGTATTCCGGTCGGTACAGTTGAAGACGGTTGGAAAGGTCGTTTGGAAGACCGTCGTCCTGCTTCTAACGCAGATCCCTACAAAGTGGCTGCTGCAATCGTTAAAACCACCAAAGAAGCCGGTTTTTAA
- a CDS encoding outer membrane autotransporter protein, translated as MRIFLIPAALLLALPSYADNLRGFYAGGTLDFIDGNTTDSAGNDVDFRAAEGFGGYKLNGWVGGELRLGLGFAGESYTIGLGSDSVDVDISIDYFESIYYRLEKTNQVAKLYGLIGYTNLQWSTKLDGNSDSYSKSGPSYGVGVGFVMNENTNLNFEYRQIINTDDIEFTALNIGFDYRF; from the coding sequence ATGAGGATATTCCTTATCCCTGCAGCGCTGCTGCTTGCCCTTCCTTCCTATGCCGACAACCTGCGGGGGTTCTATGCCGGCGGTACACTGGATTTTATTGACGGTAATACGACCGACAGCGCCGGTAACGATGTAGACTTTCGAGCAGCCGAAGGATTTGGTGGTTATAAACTTAACGGCTGGGTTGGCGGCGAACTGCGTCTTGGCTTAGGGTTCGCGGGTGAAAGTTATACCATTGGTCTTGGCTCTGACAGCGTAGATGTCGATATCAGCATCGATTACTTTGAGTCTATTTACTACCGCCTCGAAAAAACCAATCAAGTCGCCAAGCTCTACGGTTTAATTGGATACACCAACTTGCAATGGTCAACCAAATTAGACGGCAACAGTGATTCTTACAGCAAAAGTGGGCCTTCCTACGGCGTCGGGGTCGGTTTTGTAATGAATGAAAATACCAACCTTAATTTCGAGTACCGTCAAATTATAAACACGGATGATATCGAATTCACCGCCCTGAATATTGGTTTCGACTACCGCTTCTAA
- a CDS encoding LacI family transcriptional regulator, with protein MSNIREVARLAGVSVATVSRALSQPDKVAEATRERVMDAVEKINYRPNMLARNFRSTRSYSLVVLVPDIANPFFALVIRSIERQAQKKGYAVLLGDTQDSSEREQEYIRMVETRLADGIIQLRPVSDQFQNSNAFSFPYLNLCATESTPGASVRVDNAHAFQHMTEYLISLGHRRIGLITGLKANPHTIDRLKGYRQALQNAGISFDEKLIAEGEYVIWSGVNAANTLCDLSEPPTAIACMNDEMAIGAIQALKSRGLRIPEDVSVTGFDDISYARYCDPPLTTIAQPADDMGSIGVDILLRLIDGEQLSHDEHVLPYDFIVRKSTAPASI; from the coding sequence ATGTCTAACATACGCGAAGTTGCCCGTCTGGCGGGCGTATCGGTTGCCACAGTATCACGCGCACTTAGCCAACCGGATAAAGTCGCCGAAGCAACACGCGAACGGGTCATGGACGCCGTAGAAAAGATTAATTACAGGCCCAATATGTTGGCACGTAACTTCCGTTCCACCCGTTCCTATTCCCTGGTAGTGTTAGTACCCGATATTGCCAACCCGTTTTTCGCACTGGTAATTCGCAGCATCGAACGACAAGCTCAGAAAAAGGGTTATGCTGTGCTTCTCGGTGACACGCAAGACTCTTCCGAGCGCGAACAAGAGTATATCCGCATGGTCGAAACACGCCTCGCGGACGGCATCATCCAGTTGCGTCCTGTTTCTGACCAGTTTCAAAACAGCAATGCGTTCAGTTTTCCCTATTTAAACTTATGCGCCACCGAAAGTACGCCCGGAGCCAGCGTACGCGTTGATAACGCACACGCCTTCCAGCATATGACAGAGTATTTGATTTCGCTCGGGCATCGCCGTATCGGTTTAATTACCGGTCTGAAAGCCAATCCCCACACTATCGACCGCCTTAAAGGGTATCGCCAGGCACTTCAGAACGCGGGAATTTCGTTCGATGAAAAATTAATTGCTGAAGGGGAATACGTTATCTGGTCTGGTGTTAATGCGGCCAACACCCTGTGCGATCTCAGTGAACCGCCCACCGCAATCGCCTGCATGAATGACGAGATGGCCATCGGAGCAATTCAGGCACTCAAATCTCGCGGTTTGCGCATTCCGGAAGATGTTTCGGTTACCGGCTTCGATGACATCAGCTACGCTCGCTACTGCGACCCACCACTCACCACCATCGCTCAGCCGGCCGACGACATGGGAAGTATTGGTGTGGATATTTTATTGCGATTGATAGATGGCGAGCAGCTGTCCCATGATGAACATGTTCTGCCCTACGATTTTATTGTGCGTAAAAGCACCGCACCTGCATCGATTTAA
- a CDS encoding 4-O-beta-D-mannosyl-D-glucose phosphorylase, with the protein MQQFSERLQQALEQHRALVSLSNTPASSNGIFQRWRYPVVTAAHTPVFWRYDVNPETNPLFLERLGVNATFNAGAIFYEGKYLVVVRVEGYDRKSFFAVAESPNGIDNFQFWDYPITLPETERPDINVYDMRLTAHQDGFIYGLFCTERKDNNHPYDTTAAEAQCGVARTRDLLTWERLPDLITYSGQQRNVVLHPEFVDGQYALYTRPQDGFISVGSGGGVGWGLCETMEHAEIKQEMIVDAKEYHTIKEVKNGQGPAPIKTAQGWLHLAHGVRNTAAGLRYVLYVFMTDLEQPWRVTHRPGGYFLAPEQEERIGDVSNVVFCNGWIVNHKNEVFIYYASSDTRLHVATSTLAQLVDYALHTPEDGLRSAASVATRNALIARNLEFLKAMDS; encoded by the coding sequence ATGCAGCAATTTAGTGAGCGATTACAGCAGGCGCTGGAGCAGCATCGTGCTTTGGTGTCTCTTAGCAACACGCCGGCAAGCAGCAATGGCATTTTTCAGCGTTGGCGCTACCCGGTTGTCACTGCTGCACATACGCCGGTGTTCTGGCGTTATGATGTCAACCCCGAAACCAATCCGCTGTTTTTGGAGCGTTTGGGTGTGAATGCGACGTTTAATGCCGGCGCTATTTTTTACGAGGGCAAATATCTCGTCGTGGTGCGAGTTGAGGGATATGATCGCAAGAGCTTTTTTGCGGTGGCAGAGAGCCCCAATGGCATTGATAATTTTCAATTTTGGGATTACCCCATCACTTTGCCGGAAACTGAACGCCCCGATATCAATGTGTACGACATGCGCCTTACCGCTCACCAGGACGGCTTTATCTATGGTTTGTTCTGTACAGAACGTAAAGACAACAATCACCCCTACGATACCACGGCTGCCGAAGCGCAGTGCGGCGTCGCGCGAACCAGAGACTTACTCACCTGGGAGCGCTTACCCGATTTGATCACTTACTCGGGTCAGCAGCGCAATGTGGTGCTGCACCCTGAGTTTGTCGATGGCCAATATGCGCTTTACACGCGCCCTCAGGATGGCTTTATCAGTGTAGGCAGCGGCGGCGGCGTTGGCTGGGGCTTGTGCGAAACAATGGAGCATGCGGAAATCAAGCAGGAAATGATTGTTGATGCCAAGGAATACCACACCATAAAAGAAGTTAAAAATGGTCAGGGCCCCGCGCCCATAAAGACTGCGCAAGGTTGGTTGCATCTGGCTCATGGGGTGCGCAATACCGCCGCGGGCTTGCGCTATGTGTTGTACGTGTTTATGACCGACTTGGAACAACCCTGGAGAGTGACCCACCGCCCGGGGGGCTATTTTCTTGCACCTGAACAGGAAGAGCGTATCGGCGATGTATCAAATGTGGTGTTCTGCAACGGTTGGATTGTTAATCATAAAAACGAGGTGTTTATTTATTACGCTTCATCGGATACGCGCTTGCATGTGGCCACCAGCACCTTGGCGCAGCTCGTAGACTATGCCTTGCATACGCCGGAAGATGGCTTGCGATCTGCCGCTTCGGTTGCAACACGCAATGCGCTTATTGCCCGAAATCTGGAATTTTTAAAGGCCATGGATTCATAA
- a CDS encoding mannobiose 2-epimerase: MVRDVVTPKADNLIQEFRQELHTIADWWCQQAPDPINGGFIGEITRTGVRQVQSNKGVILNARLLWFFSELAQFTGNLDYRELATRAYQVIAQQFLDKQHGGLVWAVNYRGQVIDSRKQVYAQAFGIYGLCAYYQLTHDQNALELAIELFNLVENYAHPVDGEGYLEAFSQNWQALSDTRLSEKDLHAHKSMNTHLHILEAYGALTLTGACPLAAQSLRRLICYFYEHILDKQTWHLRLFQNRDWTDISEGVSYGHDIECSWLLWESARRLQDEELQQTLKPVVLNIANNLRQKGIDQYGALQDGFSFTQSRPHQQRIWWVQSEALVGFLTAYQISGDSAYRDSFLNVWKFIKNYIKDSQNGEWHWFSTLDQPQWQEYKLGFWKGPYHNGRAMMEVCKLLLEVN, from the coding sequence ATGGTGCGGGATGTTGTAACCCCCAAGGCAGACAATTTGATTCAAGAATTTCGCCAGGAACTGCACACAATTGCAGACTGGTGGTGTCAACAAGCCCCCGACCCAATCAATGGCGGTTTTATCGGAGAAATTACACGAACAGGTGTACGACAAGTTCAGTCCAACAAAGGCGTAATTCTCAATGCAAGACTCCTGTGGTTTTTCAGTGAGCTTGCCCAATTCACGGGCAACCTCGATTACCGCGAACTGGCAACACGCGCCTACCAAGTGATTGCACAGCAGTTTCTAGATAAACAGCATGGCGGCTTGGTTTGGGCAGTGAATTATCGGGGTCAAGTGATCGACAGTCGAAAACAGGTTTATGCCCAGGCATTTGGTATTTACGGCCTTTGCGCCTACTACCAATTAACGCACGACCAGAATGCTTTGGAACTTGCCATCGAACTATTTAACTTAGTAGAAAACTACGCGCACCCGGTGGACGGTGAAGGGTATCTCGAAGCTTTCAGTCAAAATTGGCAGGCCCTGTCAGACACCCGACTCAGTGAAAAAGACTTACACGCCCATAAGTCTATGAACACCCACTTGCATATTTTGGAAGCATACGGCGCTCTGACACTTACCGGGGCTTGCCCGCTGGCTGCTCAGTCTTTACGGAGACTCATCTGTTATTTTTACGAGCACATTCTCGACAAGCAAACCTGGCACCTGCGCCTATTTCAAAATCGCGATTGGACAGATATTTCTGAAGGGGTATCCTACGGTCACGACATCGAATGTAGTTGGTTGTTGTGGGAAAGTGCTCGGCGATTGCAGGACGAGGAGCTTCAGCAAACGCTAAAACCGGTAGTGTTGAATATCGCCAACAACCTGCGGCAAAAGGGTATCGATCAGTACGGCGCGTTGCAAGATGGCTTTAGTTTTACGCAGAGTCGGCCGCATCAACAGCGAATTTGGTGGGTGCAGTCCGAAGCCCTTGTTGGTTTTTTAACGGCCTACCAGATATCGGGCGACAGCGCCTACCGTGATTCCTTTCTAAACGTTTGGAAGTTTATAAAAAATTATATAAAAGATTCACAGAACGGCGAGTGGCATTGGTTTTCCACACTCGATCAACCGCAATGGCAGGAATATAAACTGGGTTTTTGGAAGGGGCCCTATCATAATGGCCGTGCCATGATGGAAGTGTGTAAGTTATTACTCGAAGTTAACTGA
- a CDS encoding mannan endo-1,4-beta-mannosidase codes for MRRLGLGVSALLFTLVACSPPPEMLEKGKPEVIKNPLYEFKQVPASEFVQVYGNKFYLQGKPYRFAGANVWYAAYLGSDQGDVGNRQRLRKELDLLQQTGVTNLRILGASEQSPLKNSLRPAISEKAKILREDLLVGLDFVLAEMAQRNMKAVIYLNNFWEWSGGMMTYLSWVNGGEFINLGDENHPWPAFALATAEFYSNPSAIELYNIYIKQLITRTNTVTGKPYVEDPTIMAWQLANEPRPGDGEQSKVNLPAYFDWIRNTAQLIKSLDKKHLVSVGSEGTKGCLEFAECFLGAHSGNGIDYATFHIWPKNWGWYNSKNPQETFGETMRKTDAYITEHITLAEQLQIPLVLEEFGLERDLGQLNPDAPVSFRNNYLQYVYSRVVGSAMTGGSLVGSNIWSWGGFGAAQHDDYNWQSGDKSYVGDPPQEPQGLNSVFASDAETLSIFASHSRTLQN; via the coding sequence ATGCGAAGACTTGGCTTGGGAGTGTCTGCGCTGTTATTCACTTTGGTAGCTTGTTCTCCACCGCCAGAGATGCTGGAAAAGGGAAAACCGGAAGTTATCAAAAACCCTCTGTACGAATTCAAGCAAGTACCCGCCAGTGAATTTGTTCAAGTGTATGGCAATAAATTTTATTTGCAGGGTAAACCCTATCGTTTCGCCGGGGCTAATGTTTGGTATGCTGCTTATTTAGGTTCCGATCAGGGAGATGTTGGCAACCGCCAGCGGCTGCGCAAGGAACTCGATTTGCTGCAGCAAACCGGTGTAACCAACTTACGAATTTTAGGCGCATCAGAACAATCTCCCTTGAAGAATTCGCTGCGTCCTGCAATTAGTGAAAAAGCTAAAATTTTGCGTGAAGATCTGCTGGTAGGTTTAGATTTTGTGCTGGCAGAAATGGCGCAACGTAATATGAAAGCCGTTATCTATCTCAACAATTTTTGGGAATGGTCGGGGGGCATGATGACCTATCTGAGTTGGGTGAATGGTGGCGAGTTTATAAATCTGGGCGATGAAAATCATCCCTGGCCCGCATTTGCCCTAGCTACTGCTGAGTTTTACAGCAACCCCTCGGCCATTGAGCTCTATAATATCTACATCAAACAGCTTATCACGCGTACCAACACTGTAACGGGGAAACCCTACGTCGAAGATCCCACGATTATGGCGTGGCAGCTGGCCAACGAGCCGCGACCCGGTGACGGCGAGCAAAGTAAAGTAAATCTCCCCGCTTACTTTGACTGGATTCGCAACACCGCCCAGCTTATAAAATCGCTAGACAAAAAACATTTGGTGAGCGTTGGAAGTGAGGGTACTAAGGGCTGCCTCGAATTTGCGGAATGCTTTTTAGGGGCGCACTCTGGAAACGGTATTGATTACGCAACTTTTCATATTTGGCCGAAAAACTGGGGTTGGTATAACTCGAAGAATCCCCAAGAAACTTTCGGTGAAACTATGCGGAAAACCGATGCTTACATTACCGAACACATTACCTTAGCTGAGCAATTGCAAATTCCTCTGGTGTTGGAAGAATTCGGTTTGGAGCGTGATTTAGGACAGCTCAACCCAGATGCCCCCGTGAGTTTTCGCAACAACTATCTGCAATATGTGTATTCAAGAGTAGTTGGCAGTGCGATGACCGGAGGTTCGCTGGTGGGTAGTAATATTTGGTCCTGGGGAGGTTTTGGCGCTGCGCAGCACGACGATTACAATTGGCAATCTGGCGACAAAAGTTATGTGGGAGATCCACCCCAGGAGCCGCAGGGTTTGAATTCGGTGTTTGCAAGCGATGCCGAGACGCTCTCAATATTTGCGAGTCATTCGCGCACATTGCAAAATTAA
- a CDS encoding membrane fusion protein (multidrug efflux system) has protein sequence MKKYLVAIGILLLIALLVAAVKGSQIMALMKMGENMQQPPTVISATRVEQQAWEQTLKTVGTLEAVQGVVVTADIPGRVTEILFKAGAEVAAGDVLVRQDISSEQAQLRAAEASVALAKANLERVEQLYKKKVSSKSEYDASDARYKEAVAQADNIRSVIAKKSVKAPFAGRLGIRLINVGRDLGTGDAIVSLQAVNPIYVNFSLPQRELPEISLGLEVRITTDAVSEKVFMGKLSAINPEIDPVTRSVRVQASLNNEDHALLPGMYANVDVVLPEAQTVLAVPATAVSYATFGDSVFVIEEQTDKETGETSQVARQQFVRLGDSRGDYVAIQAGVEPGATVVSTGVFKLRNGAPVVINNEAQPDFKQDPQPSDS, from the coding sequence ATGAAGAAGTATTTAGTTGCCATTGGTATATTGTTGCTGATTGCGTTGCTTGTGGCGGCCGTCAAAGGCTCTCAGATTATGGCGCTAATGAAGATGGGTGAGAACATGCAACAGCCACCCACGGTAATTTCAGCGACTCGTGTTGAGCAGCAGGCATGGGAGCAAACTTTGAAAACGGTAGGCACATTGGAAGCGGTGCAGGGGGTTGTTGTTACCGCGGATATCCCTGGTCGTGTCACAGAAATTCTCTTTAAAGCCGGCGCAGAAGTGGCTGCCGGCGATGTGCTGGTTCGTCAGGATATCAGTTCTGAGCAAGCGCAATTGCGGGCGGCTGAAGCGAGTGTGGCACTGGCCAAGGCGAACCTTGAGCGTGTCGAACAACTCTACAAAAAGAAAGTATCCTCCAAGTCTGAATACGATGCCTCAGACGCCCGCTACAAGGAAGCTGTGGCGCAGGCGGATAACATTCGCTCCGTGATCGCCAAAAAGAGTGTTAAAGCTCCTTTCGCTGGGCGTTTGGGTATTCGCCTTATAAACGTAGGTCGCGATTTGGGTACTGGTGATGCCATAGTCTCGCTGCAGGCGGTTAACCCTATTTATGTCAATTTTTCTCTGCCACAGCGTGAGCTCCCTGAAATTTCTCTGGGCCTGGAAGTGCGCATAACCACTGATGCCGTGAGCGAAAAGGTGTTCATGGGGAAATTATCGGCAATTAACCCTGAAATCGACCCGGTAACACGCAGCGTGCGAGTACAGGCCAGTCTCAATAACGAAGACCATGCGTTGTTGCCTGGTATGTACGCCAATGTCGATGTGGTGCTGCCCGAAGCCCAAACGGTATTGGCGGTGCCGGCTACGGCGGTAAGTTACGCAACCTTTGGGGATTCAGTTTTTGTCATTGAAGAGCAAACAGATAAAGAAACCGGTGAAACCTCGCAAGTGGCGCGACAACAATTTGTAAGGCTCGGTGATAGTCGCGGTGATTATGTGGCGATACAGGCGGGGGTTGAACCGGGGGCTACTGTCGTGAGCACCGGTGTGTTTAAACTTCGTAATGGTGCACCGGTTGTGATTAACAATGAAGCGCAACCAGACTTCAAACAAGATCCACAACCGAGCGACTCGTAA